A window from Triticum aestivum cultivar Chinese Spring chromosome 6D, IWGSC CS RefSeq v2.1, whole genome shotgun sequence encodes these proteins:
- the LOC123145399 gene encoding zinc finger protein CONSTANS-LIKE 16 — MGGSDQKAAGGGGAVGGKAARACDGCMRRRARWYCAADDAFLCQGCDTSVHSANPLARRHERLRLRATSPLPAEGVAAVKGSPATTSKCLDVAPAWPKRKARTRRPPVKSVGQLLSRRLVVPEVGAGESSTSDERSAPEEEQLLYRVPVFDPALAEFCSPPPIDDSRHSEDVEGAVEDAKELMAEQSPVQELPDCFASFGPTDADLREFAADMEALLGQGLDDGNEMEDSFYMEALGLISPPGEHDGRVKVEADGGLVSRSNGVLASGHDLKREFSGSPPTLVDDDDSFEHKTSSASNGDAVDDAQFLKRSLDLRLNYEAVMESWGSSPWTDGRRPPGQLDDLLLHDHAGMWTAGGGGGGRHGEAAWPPRPRTDEWREARVSRYREKRRTRLFAKKIRYEVRKLNAEKRPRMKGRFVKRTGAAAAAAPCAVT; from the exons ATGGGTGGCTCGGACCAgaaggcggccggcggcggcggggccgtggGCGGCAAGGCCGCGCGTGCGTGCGACGGGTGCATGCGGCGGCGCGCGCGGTGGTACTGCGCGGCCGACGACGCCTTCCTGTGCCAGGGATGTGACACGTCGGTGCACTCGGCGAACCCGCTCGCCAGGCGGCACGAGCGCCTCCGCCTGCGCGCGACGTCCCCGCTGCCGGCCGAGGGCGTGGCCGCGGTGAAGGGGTCGCCGGCGACGACGTCCAAGTGCCTGGACGTCGCGCCGGCGTGGCCGAAGAGGAAGGCGCGTACTCGGCGCCCGCCGGTCAAGAGCGTCGGGCAGCTGCTGTCGAGGCGCCTCGTGGTGCCCGAGGTGGGAGCCGGGGAGTCCTCCACGTCGGACGAGCGGAGTGCGcccgaggaggagcagctgctctaCCGCGTGCCGGTCTTTGATCCCGCCCTCGCCGAGTTCTGCTCGCCGCCGCCGATCGATGACTCACGCCACAGTGAGGACGTCGAAGGCGCCGTGGAAGACGCGAAGGAGCTCATGGCCGAGCAGTCCCCCGTGCAGGAGCTCCCCGATTGTTTCGCCAGTTTCGGCCCGACGGATGCCGATCTCAGGGAGTTCGCGGCCGACATGGAAGCGCTCCTCGGCCAAGGCCTGGACGACGGCAACGAGATGGAGGACTCGTTCTACATGGAGGCCCTAGGGCTCATATCGCCGCCGGGAGAACACGACGGGCGGGTAAAGGTGGAGGCCGACGGCGGCCTTGTCTCCAGAAGCAACGGCGTTCTGGCGTCTGGCCATGACCTGAAGCGGGAGTTCAGCGGCAGCCCGCCGACACTGGTGGATGACGACGACAGTTTCGAGCACAAGACGTCGTCGGCGAGCAACGGGGACGCCGTTGACGATGCGCAGTTCTTGAAAAGGAGCCTGGATCTTAGGCTGAACTACGAGGCGGTCATGGAGAGCTGGGGCAGCTCGCCGTGGACCGACGGGCGGCGGCCGCCCGGCCAGCTCGACGACTTGTTGCTCCACGACCACGCG GGCATGTggacggccggaggaggaggaggaggacggcatGGCGAGGCGGCGTGGCCGCCGAGGCCGAGGACGGACGAGTGGCGGGAGGCGCGGGTGTCGCGGTACCGGGAGAAGCGGCGGACGCGGCTGTTCGCCAAGAAGATACGCTACGAGGTGCGGAAGCTGAACGCGGAGAAGCGGCCCCGGATGAAGGGCCGCTTCGTCAAGCGCACCGGCGCCGCGGCGGCCGCCGCCCCGTGCGCCGTCACCTGA